From a region of the Roseivirga sp. 4D4 genome:
- a CDS encoding (2Fe-2S)-binding protein, which yields MPSYDIKVNGKSLSVEAEADTPLLWILRDQLKMKGTKFGCGIGQCGACTVHLNGNAARSCSLRISSIGNAEIITIEGLSEDGNHPVQLAWMEENVPQCGYCQAGQIMSAASFLSKVENPSEEDIHQWMSGNICRCGTYPRIKKAIYRAAKEGVTE from the coding sequence ATGCCATCATATGATATAAAGGTTAACGGCAAGTCACTCTCCGTAGAAGCCGAAGCCGATACTCCACTACTTTGGATTCTAAGAGATCAACTCAAAATGAAGGGAACCAAATTTGGCTGTGGTATTGGTCAATGTGGGGCTTGTACAGTTCACTTAAATGGTAATGCGGCAAGATCTTGCTCACTACGCATTTCCTCTATCGGCAATGCTGAAATTATCACCATCGAGGGGCTGTCGGAAGACGGAAATCACCCGGTTCAATTGGCATGGATGGAAGAAAATGTACCTCAGTGTGGCTATTGTCAAGCCGGACAAATAATGTCTGCTGCTTCTTTTTTATCTAAAGTAGAGAACCCTTCCGAAGAAGACATTCACCAGTGGATGTCTGGTAACATTTGTCGATGTGGAACCTATCCCCGAATTAAGAAGGCCATATACAGAGCGGCTAAGGAAGGAGTTACGGAATGA
- a CDS encoding peptide MFS transporter encodes MSDQKTIWGHPRGLATLFFTEMWERFSYYGMRALLILFMATAVTEGGLGFDDKTSGAIYGLYTMGVYLLALPGGWLADRLFGLKKSVWYGGIIIALGHFTMGIPGIMQLFSGAAEKAELTALDTNAFFLGLILIVIGTGLLKPNISSIVGQLYAPGDSKRDAGFSIFYMGINIGAFAAPLLTSAVAEVNWHLGFGLAGFGMVLGLIQYKLTSNSLSDVGNAPVIETPEEQESQSSLKKTTTTIVGVLGILLVLMFAGVIPVNASAIANVSGVVIAIVAFSYLGYIILLGKLEASDRKKVIAMGVVFVFSAIFWSGFEQAGSTLNLFAERFTDRSIFGWEMPAGWFQSVNSTFIILFAPFFGAMWIWLAKRNLEPSSPLKFFFGLFGVAAGFFVMYFAAKIAASGDMAAPTWLIFTYLFHTWGELSLSPVGLSLTTKLAPKGYQGQMMGIWFLSVSLGNLLAGLIAGEASGGDAEALANMPSQYMTIVLTTFGAALLLLAFNKPLRKLMGDVH; translated from the coding sequence ATGTCAGATCAGAAGACGATTTGGGGCCACCCTAGAGGGCTAGCCACGCTTTTCTTTACGGAAATGTGGGAGCGGTTTAGCTACTATGGTATGCGGGCTCTACTTATTTTATTTATGGCCACTGCCGTTACGGAAGGTGGTTTAGGTTTTGATGATAAAACCTCCGGAGCCATTTATGGCCTCTATACCATGGGTGTGTATTTGCTAGCACTACCTGGTGGTTGGTTAGCCGATCGTTTATTTGGTCTTAAAAAGTCAGTTTGGTATGGTGGTATCATTATAGCATTGGGCCACTTTACGATGGGAATACCTGGGATAATGCAGCTCTTTTCTGGTGCTGCTGAGAAAGCTGAGTTGACTGCCTTGGATACCAATGCTTTTTTCTTGGGACTGATTCTTATTGTTATCGGTACGGGTCTTCTAAAACCGAATATCAGCTCAATTGTCGGACAGCTTTATGCACCTGGAGATAGCAAGAGGGATGCAGGCTTTTCTATATTTTATATGGGTATCAACATAGGAGCCTTTGCAGCGCCATTGCTTACGAGTGCCGTTGCAGAAGTGAATTGGCATTTAGGTTTTGGTCTTGCCGGTTTTGGTATGGTCTTAGGCCTTATTCAATATAAATTGACTTCTAATAGCCTTTCTGATGTGGGAAATGCTCCTGTTATCGAAACACCGGAGGAGCAAGAATCGCAAAGTAGCCTGAAAAAAACGACTACTACTATTGTAGGTGTATTAGGCATTCTTCTCGTGTTAATGTTCGCTGGAGTAATTCCAGTAAATGCAAGTGCTATTGCCAATGTTTCAGGAGTTGTAATTGCTATCGTAGCCTTTTCTTATCTCGGTTACATTATTCTTTTGGGTAAACTGGAAGCCAGTGATCGTAAGAAGGTGATTGCAATGGGTGTTGTCTTTGTTTTCTCAGCTATCTTTTGGTCAGGCTTTGAACAGGCAGGATCTACTCTCAATTTATTCGCAGAGCGATTTACGGATAGATCCATCTTCGGCTGGGAGATGCCAGCAGGATGGTTCCAATCTGTTAACTCAACCTTCATTATCCTGTTTGCCCCATTCTTTGGTGCGATGTGGATTTGGTTGGCCAAAAGAAATCTTGAGCCAAGCTCACCTTTGAAATTCTTCTTCGGACTATTTGGTGTGGCGGCAGGCTTCTTCGTGATGTACTTTGCAGCAAAAATTGCTGCTTCAGGAGACATGGCAGCACCTACTTGGTTGATCTTTACTTACCTCTTCCATACTTGGGGAGAGTTGAGTTTAAGTCCGGTAGGCTTGAGTTTGACAACCAAATTGGCCCCTAAAGGCTATCAAGGGCAAATGATGGGAATCTGGTTCCTTTCTGTATCACTCGGTAACCTATTGGCCGGGCTGATCGCTGGAGAAGCAAGTGGGGGAGATGCCGAAGCATTGGCCAATATGCCTTCTCAGTATATGACCATTGTACTAACCACTTTTGGTGCAGCCTTGCTGTTATTGGCATTTAACAAACCATTGAGGAAACTCATGGGTGATGTACATTAA
- the pckA gene encoding phosphoenolpyruvate carboxykinase (ATP), with protein sequence MLETGIKSNKAGLETAGIKVKEAHWNLGPTELIEEAIKNGEGNLTDTGALMCDTGKFTGRSPKDRFIVRDESTEEKVWWGDINIGISPESFDKIYKKMIAHLEDRKVYVRDAYAGADKTHRLKLRVVNTMAWHNLFCYNMFIRPEAYKLPDFDPNFTIICCPEFKADPATDGTRQDNFAIVNFTKRMILIGGTEYSGEMKKGIFSVLNFLLPTEDGVLPMHCSSNMGIKKRDTAVFFGLSGTGKTTLSADPNRLLIGDDEHGWTSKNVFNFEGGCYAKAIDLTEENEPDIYRAIKYGAIVENTRFHPGTRNVDYTNTEVTENTRVSYPLHHINNIAEPSIGGIPKNIFFLTCDAFGVMPPILRLNKGQAMYHFISGYTSKVAGTEAGVTEPQPVFSACFGAPFMPLHPTEYAEMLGKKMEEHSVNVWLINTGWTGGPYGVGSRIKLRYTRAMISAALSGVLDNVGYRKHSIFGAEIPMTCPDVPSEILSARETWKNDDGFYETSNKLARMFQNNFSKFESYANEEIMAGAPKPREDYK encoded by the coding sequence ATGCTAGAAACTGGAATAAAATCCAATAAGGCTGGGCTTGAAACAGCCGGAATCAAAGTTAAAGAAGCACACTGGAACCTTGGGCCTACCGAACTGATCGAAGAGGCCATCAAAAACGGTGAAGGAAATTTGACAGATACAGGCGCACTGATGTGCGACACTGGGAAATTCACAGGACGTTCACCTAAAGACAGATTCATTGTTAGAGATGAGTCAACAGAAGAAAAGGTCTGGTGGGGTGATATCAATATTGGAATTTCTCCTGAGTCTTTCGATAAGATATACAAGAAGATGATTGCTCATCTTGAGGATCGCAAAGTTTATGTAAGAGATGCTTACGCTGGAGCTGATAAAACTCATCGACTTAAATTAAGAGTCGTTAACACCATGGCATGGCACAATCTCTTCTGCTATAACATGTTTATCCGACCTGAGGCATATAAGCTTCCTGACTTCGATCCTAATTTCACGATCATTTGTTGCCCAGAGTTCAAAGCAGATCCTGCTACGGACGGTACCAGACAAGACAATTTTGCTATTGTAAACTTCACCAAGAGAATGATCCTTATCGGAGGAACTGAGTACTCTGGTGAGATGAAAAAAGGTATCTTCTCGGTTCTGAACTTCCTATTACCGACTGAAGATGGTGTACTGCCAATGCACTGTTCATCTAACATGGGCATTAAGAAAAGAGATACTGCGGTATTCTTTGGTCTCTCAGGAACTGGAAAAACGACTCTTTCAGCAGACCCAAATAGACTATTGATCGGTGATGACGAGCATGGCTGGACATCTAAAAACGTTTTCAACTTTGAAGGTGGTTGTTATGCTAAAGCGATCGACCTAACGGAAGAAAACGAACCAGATATATATAGAGCTATAAAGTATGGAGCAATTGTAGAAAACACCAGGTTCCACCCGGGCACCAGAAATGTTGACTATACTAATACTGAGGTAACGGAAAACACACGTGTCTCCTACCCGCTTCATCATATCAACAATATTGCTGAACCATCTATTGGCGGGATTCCGAAGAATATTTTCTTCCTGACTTGTGATGCCTTTGGTGTGATGCCTCCCATCTTGAGATTGAATAAAGGACAGGCCATGTATCACTTCATTTCGGGCTACACCTCAAAAGTAGCAGGTACTGAAGCTGGTGTCACTGAGCCTCAACCTGTATTCTCAGCATGTTTCGGTGCGCCATTTATGCCACTCCACCCTACCGAGTATGCGGAAATGTTGGGTAAGAAAATGGAAGAACACTCAGTTAATGTCTGGTTAATCAACACAGGCTGGACAGGAGGCCCTTATGGCGTTGGTTCAAGAATTAAACTGAGATATACCAGAGCTATGATTTCTGCAGCACTTTCAGGTGTATTGGACAACGTTGGCTACAGAAAACACTCAATTTTTGGTGCTGAAATTCCAATGACTTGTCCAGATGTTCCAAGTGAAATCTTAAGCGCAAGAGAGACTTGGAAGAATGATGATGGTTTCTACGAAACGTCAAACAAGTTGGCTAGAATGTTCCAGAACAACTTTAGTAAGTTTGAGTCTTATGCCAATGAGGAGATCATGGCAGGTGCACCAAAGCCCAGAGAAGATTATAAGTAA
- a CDS encoding serine hydrolase domain-containing protein, translating to MRSYLKQLVTLVTLILLTNCDPKDDAPEGNDPVIYFPPATTSWETVNTAELAWNEEAIATLSEYLATTNTKAFILLKDGKIAIEEYFQDTSPTDNLPWFSAAKTFTALLTGIAEEEGLLSIREASNNHLDLAWTSLTLEQESSIQIINHLTMTTGLDDRVADPNCTDPDCLKFLTTPNNRWAYHNGPYTKLGDVIASVSGESYNNFTANRVLDKVGMQGTWLKFGFNNIFVSNARSMARFGLLLLNKGTWQDDPILSNDAYFSAMTNSTQSLNPAYGYLTWLNGKSSFKIPGLQTSFNGSITPNAPPDMFAAMGRNGQLINVVPSLGVVMIRMGDNPQNDLVPFTYQDELWKRLIDIF from the coding sequence ATGCGGTCTTATCTAAAACAGTTAGTCACACTCGTAACACTGATACTCTTGACTAACTGTGATCCTAAGGATGACGCCCCTGAGGGTAATGACCCTGTGATATACTTCCCTCCTGCCACCACCTCTTGGGAAACGGTAAATACTGCTGAACTGGCATGGAATGAAGAGGCTATTGCCACACTCAGCGAGTATTTAGCGACCACAAACACAAAAGCATTTATTCTCCTTAAAGATGGAAAAATAGCAATCGAGGAGTACTTTCAGGATACAAGCCCGACTGATAACCTCCCATGGTTTTCAGCGGCAAAAACCTTCACGGCCCTACTGACAGGCATAGCAGAAGAAGAAGGCCTACTCAGTATCCGAGAAGCCAGTAACAATCATCTAGATCTGGCTTGGACATCACTTACCCTAGAACAAGAATCGAGTATTCAAATCATTAATCACCTAACGATGACTACAGGCTTGGATGACCGTGTCGCAGACCCTAATTGTACAGATCCCGATTGTCTAAAATTTCTTACCACACCTAATAATCGCTGGGCATATCACAATGGACCTTACACAAAACTGGGAGATGTAATTGCCTCGGTCAGTGGTGAGAGCTACAATAACTTTACTGCCAATAGAGTATTAGACAAAGTAGGCATGCAAGGCACATGGCTCAAGTTTGGTTTCAACAATATATTTGTAAGCAATGCCCGAAGTATGGCCAGGTTTGGTTTACTCCTGCTGAACAAAGGCACTTGGCAAGATGACCCCATTTTAAGTAATGATGCCTATTTCTCGGCAATGACGAACAGCACACAGTCTCTGAATCCAGCCTATGGCTACCTTACCTGGCTCAACGGTAAGAGCTCCTTTAAGATTCCTGGTCTCCAAACCAGTTTTAATGGAAGTATTACCCCTAATGCGCCACCTGACATGTTTGCTGCGATGGGTCGTAATGGACAACTTATTAATGTTGTCCCAAGTCTGGGAGTTGTGATGATTCGAATGGGTGATAACCCTCAAAATGACCTAGTACCTTTTACTTATCAAGATGAATTGTGGAAGAGACTGATAGATATATTCTAA